From Streptomyces sp. TLI_053, a single genomic window includes:
- a CDS encoding ABC transporter permease, which produces MSPTTELRQRSATAPTATPWRRFELARYRDLSLVPVLLALGVIGFIVSPAFLTSDNLLGVGQQATELSLLVLGEALILIAGRMDLSLESTIGVAPVIAVWLVLPEHGARFNGLGLLPGWTAIPLCLAIGALIGAINGFLILKLRLNGFIVTLGALTLLRGLQVAVSEGKSIVNLPSSFTYLGRTSWLGTPAAIWICSLLFLAGGSALAWLRHGRALYAIGGNSEAARAAGIRVDRITWIVLILGSLLAAFAGILYTGHYGSISADQGNGWIFQVFAATVIGGVSLNGGRGTLFGALTGVLTLQLVVNVMTLAGVPPLWNQFLNGAIIIVALIISRFASGEKQE; this is translated from the coding sequence CCTGGCGCCGCTTCGAGCTGGCCCGCTACCGCGACCTGTCACTCGTCCCGGTGCTGCTCGCCCTGGGCGTCATCGGCTTCATCGTCTCGCCCGCGTTCCTGACCTCCGACAACCTGCTCGGTGTCGGCCAGCAGGCCACCGAGCTGAGCCTGCTGGTGCTCGGCGAGGCACTGATCCTGATCGCCGGCCGGATGGACCTGTCGCTGGAGTCCACCATCGGCGTCGCGCCGGTCATCGCCGTGTGGCTGGTCCTGCCCGAGCACGGCGCCCGCTTCAACGGCCTCGGCCTCTTGCCCGGCTGGACGGCCATCCCGCTGTGTCTGGCCATCGGCGCACTGATCGGCGCGATCAACGGCTTCCTGATCCTCAAGCTGCGACTCAACGGCTTCATCGTCACCCTCGGCGCGCTCACCCTGCTGCGCGGTCTGCAGGTCGCGGTCTCCGAGGGCAAGTCGATCGTCAACCTGCCGTCTTCCTTCACCTACCTCGGCCGGACCAGCTGGCTCGGTACGCCCGCCGCGATCTGGATCTGCTCCCTGCTGTTCCTGGCTGGCGGCAGCGCCCTCGCCTGGCTGCGCCACGGCCGCGCCCTGTACGCGATCGGCGGCAACTCCGAGGCCGCCCGCGCCGCCGGCATCCGGGTCGACCGGATCACCTGGATCGTCCTGATCCTCGGCAGCCTGCTCGCAGCCTTCGCCGGCATTCTCTACACCGGCCACTACGGCTCCATCTCCGCTGACCAGGGCAACGGCTGGATCTTCCAGGTCTTCGCCGCCACCGTCATCGGCGGCGTCAGTCTCAACGGCGGCCGTGGCACCCTCTTCGGCGCCCTCACCGGCGTCCTGACTCTCCAGCTCGTGGTCAACGTCATGACTCTGGCCGGCGTCCCACCACTGTGGAACCAGTTCCTCAACGGCGCGATCATCATCGTCGCCCTGATCATCTCCCGCTTCGCCTCCGGCGAGAAGCAGGAGTAA
- a CDS encoding FadR/GntR family transcriptional regulator, whose amino-acid sequence MSVTDQAIEKIKEMILSGALLPGARLPNEADLAELLVLSRSSLREAVRALTAMRILVPKQGDGTYVSGLEPHLLLESLAFAADASRGHTALQLIQVRRLLEPPVTGLAADKVTEEQLAVLRAILDRSAENISIEEFVELDLEFHRTIADTVGNPVLSTLLGILSTHTQRLRIVRGIRHAPAQEQAHRDHGTIWRALAIGDSGLAASASAVHVASVEEWLANGFTTDSPSFGTSTS is encoded by the coding sequence ATGTCGGTGACCGACCAGGCCATCGAAAAGATCAAGGAGATGATCCTCTCCGGAGCGCTTCTGCCTGGCGCCCGCCTCCCCAACGAGGCTGACCTCGCCGAACTGCTCGTGCTGTCCCGCAGTTCCCTCCGCGAGGCGGTCCGGGCGCTCACCGCGATGCGGATCCTGGTCCCCAAGCAGGGTGACGGCACCTACGTCTCCGGTTTGGAGCCGCACCTCCTCCTCGAGTCGCTGGCCTTCGCCGCAGACGCCTCCCGGGGCCACACGGCTCTCCAACTCATCCAGGTCCGACGTCTGCTCGAACCGCCGGTCACGGGCCTCGCCGCCGACAAGGTCACCGAAGAGCAGTTGGCCGTGCTCCGCGCCATTCTCGACCGCAGCGCGGAGAACATCAGCATCGAGGAGTTCGTCGAACTCGACCTCGAGTTCCACCGCACCATCGCCGACACCGTCGGCAATCCGGTCCTGTCCACCCTGCTCGGCATCCTCTCCACCCACACCCAGCGCCTGCGCATCGTGCGCGGAATCCGTCACGCGCCGGCCCAGGAGCAGGCCCACCGGGACCACGGGACCATCTGGCGGGCGCTGGCCATCGGCGACTCAGGGTTGGCCGCCAGTGCGAGCGCCGTGCACGTAGCCTCCGTCGAGGAATGGCTGGCCAACGGATTCACAACCGACTCCCCCAGCTTCGGAACGTCTACCTCGTAG
- a CDS encoding prenyltransferase/squalene oxidase repeat-containing protein produces the protein MAGAVAPSASPAELEMLACWGAFITLVDDCFDRRSAHASVSEVRTVLDPLVSILTGNASRSEPGAPLVAALEDLWQRTLAGAAPGWCTRFAASYTAFAEATCQEAQWRQERYVPSVREYVQLRRRTITVVPLLQVTERHLNPWPQAGVLHEVCADVVGWTNDLFDAGAESTDDAGLVGVLARERGVGRGEAAAMARAMIEERLEHFETVALQLTAAHPHLLDNRSRIEGLRTFLHGAVAWQYESRRYRATLPVQQESKQRRAAADPVEEAAVRLERRLALAVAPGGALPDRCEGRVLETALLLALMRTHGTHQEEQRQLTCWLEERREKADSLDALLIDAVLRPHTLPPGAADAAAPVTDRVTASTGQRGRLKHTMLHAVLYVLGGLKLRDEDIPDAGPGHALSTFTQVNLLAARVIYAQATAYPHTVSTSERFQLADLLDDDGGRLLWEASAATHLLGLNALQSCRPRHPLISRALTGLLLARDREGGMPFLDSQDIWLTATGGLAYLTRPGLRLYTPRMGAFVAARQAADGGWPFASGIRQTDVDTTTRCMEFLHALDSHHYRDYLTRGAEYLAGKAGPGGGFPTWREGDDPDLDMTAGAILALAPLGTRYAPLVIDATRFVIDAQHPDGTWSPSWTLSEPSVILRAVDALHAARHTPGIDPARLSAAAARAVARLTATQQPDGGWGHSPHHDSDALSTAQALPIVTRCGPPHVTAAGMAYLLSCQDDTGCFPSPPDQTGPRPLAFDYPVVADLHALTALTRAQPLSMTKIIAERNRSTR, from the coding sequence ATGGCCGGCGCGGTGGCACCGTCGGCCTCACCCGCAGAGCTGGAAATGCTTGCCTGCTGGGGGGCGTTCATCACCCTGGTTGACGACTGCTTCGACCGGCGTTCGGCACACGCCTCAGTGTCCGAGGTGCGAACTGTGCTCGATCCCCTGGTGAGCATCCTGACAGGCAACGCCTCCAGATCAGAGCCCGGAGCACCCCTCGTGGCTGCCCTGGAAGACCTGTGGCAGCGCACGCTCGCCGGGGCGGCGCCCGGGTGGTGCACACGGTTCGCGGCCTCCTACACCGCTTTCGCGGAAGCTACCTGCCAGGAGGCTCAGTGGCGTCAGGAGCGGTACGTGCCCTCGGTGCGGGAGTACGTCCAACTGCGGCGGCGCACGATCACCGTGGTTCCGCTGCTGCAGGTGACCGAACGGCACCTGAATCCGTGGCCGCAGGCCGGAGTGCTGCACGAGGTATGCGCCGATGTCGTGGGCTGGACGAACGACCTATTCGACGCAGGGGCAGAGTCCACCGACGATGCGGGTTTGGTCGGCGTACTGGCCCGTGAGCGGGGTGTCGGCCGCGGAGAGGCGGCAGCGATGGCCCGTGCGATGATCGAAGAGCGGCTGGAGCACTTCGAGACGGTCGCCCTACAGCTGACCGCCGCGCATCCGCACCTGCTGGACAACAGGTCGCGGATCGAAGGTCTGCGTACCTTCCTACACGGTGCGGTGGCCTGGCAGTACGAGAGCCGCCGCTACCGGGCAACCCTGCCCGTGCAGCAGGAATCAAAACAGCGACGGGCGGCAGCGGACCCGGTCGAGGAAGCCGCTGTGCGGCTGGAACGTCGGCTGGCCCTGGCTGTGGCGCCCGGCGGCGCACTGCCGGACCGGTGCGAAGGCCGGGTCCTCGAAACCGCTCTCCTTCTTGCCCTGATGCGCACACACGGCACGCACCAGGAAGAGCAGCGGCAGTTGACATGCTGGCTGGAGGAGCGACGCGAAAAGGCCGACTCGCTTGATGCACTCCTCATCGACGCCGTTCTGCGTCCGCACACCCTGCCGCCTGGGGCAGCCGACGCGGCAGCGCCCGTTACCGATCGCGTCACCGCCTCGACAGGCCAGCGTGGCCGACTCAAGCACACCATGCTGCACGCCGTCCTGTACGTGCTCGGCGGTCTAAAACTACGCGACGAGGACATCCCGGATGCTGGGCCCGGACACGCGTTGTCCACGTTCACCCAGGTCAATCTCCTGGCCGCGCGAGTCATCTACGCCCAGGCCACTGCCTACCCGCACACGGTCTCGACAAGCGAACGCTTCCAGCTCGCCGACCTCCTGGATGACGATGGAGGACGACTCCTGTGGGAGGCCAGCGCCGCCACCCACCTGCTCGGGCTCAACGCCCTGCAATCCTGCCGGCCCCGCCACCCGCTGATCAGCCGGGCCCTGACCGGCCTGTTGCTGGCCCGTGATCGTGAGGGCGGGATGCCGTTCCTCGACAGTCAGGACATCTGGCTGACCGCCACAGGAGGCCTCGCCTACCTCACCAGGCCCGGACTACGCCTCTACACACCTCGGATGGGCGCTTTCGTCGCCGCCCGGCAGGCCGCGGACGGCGGCTGGCCCTTCGCCAGCGGCATCCGCCAGACCGACGTCGACACCACCACCCGCTGCATGGAGTTCCTCCACGCCCTCGATTCCCATCATTACCGTGACTATCTCACCCGCGGCGCCGAGTATCTCGCTGGGAAAGCCGGTCCCGGCGGCGGCTTTCCCACCTGGCGCGAAGGCGATGACCCGGACCTCGACATGACCGCCGGCGCCATCCTCGCCCTCGCCCCCCTCGGCACGCGCTACGCCCCGCTCGTCATCGACGCCACTCGGTTCGTCATCGACGCCCAGCACCCGGACGGCACCTGGTCTCCCAGCTGGACACTCAGCGAGCCCAGCGTCATTCTCCGCGCCGTCGACGCCCTCCACGCCGCACGCCACACCCCCGGTATCGACCCCGCCCGACTCTCGGCTGCGGCCGCCCGCGCCGTAGCCCGGCTGACGGCCACCCAGCAACCGGACGGTGGCTGGGGTCACAGCCCACACCACGACAGCGATGCCCTCTCCACCGCCCAGGCCCTGCCCATCGTCACGCGCTGCGGGCCCCCGCACGTGACTGCCGCCGGGATGGCCTATCTGCTCTCCTGCCAGGACGATACCGGCTGCTTCCCCTCCCCACCCGACCAGACCGGGCCCCGCCCTCTGGCCTTTGACTACCCTGTCGTCGCCGACCTCCACGCACTCACCGCGCTCACCCGCGCCCAGCCACTTTCCATGACGAAAATCATTGCTGAGCGAAACCGCTCTACGAGGTAG
- a CDS encoding dipeptide ABC transporter ATP-binding protein, with amino-acid sequence MTTGFTGPANRPTAQTDQRRTRGGRRRLIWTRLARNRGATTGLVLLALLFALAYVTPLLYPWSHTELDYTAFQQPPSPHHWFGTDPAGADVLAATTRGMQRSLTVGLLTGLAATALATLVGGCAGYFGKGTDRVLMGLVSMMLVLPSFLVVAVVASRIGGRSWMLFVLLLAGFSWMLTGRVVRDMIRALRNVEYARAAEYAGVPAHAVLTRHMLPAIASFLIIDATLQVGGAIIGEAGLSYFGFGVQPPDVSLGGVIAAGTPAASSFPWLFYFPAGSLVLVCLSVFLIGDGLRDALDPGAAGAKKRATAPNTRQRSASRPSSKRGRRELPNTPPPWPDTQPGAVPALEVTDLNVSFPSEDGPVQAVKALTFSVAAGENLGVIGESGSGKSTVAAAIMGLLPEAATVRGSVKLFGRELIALPDRDLTEVRGKQIALIPQDPRAALTPVYTLGEQITEALRVHQKLDKKTAQARAVELLELVGVPEPSRRADAYPHECSGGICQRAVIAMAIANNPQVLIADEPTSSLDTIAQAQILDVLRTAALTTGAALVLITHDLGALAGIADQVQVMYAGRAVERGTAEAVFHRPLMPYTIGLLGAVPHPGPSTQQALTPIEGTPPPAGHTPAGCSFAGRCPIAVDVCRRLDPLLTAIVETEPHTAACHRAPELARGQLDRNRIYPSHSTQTGAHQPPPPREQRPVALQIDDLVRHFPVLTGAVLRRRTGTVRAVDGVSLDIRTAETLALIGESGCGKSTMLNAIVDSVTTTAGRRAPGNTQGTVTLYGHPTGGLNRTERARLRRDVQIVFQDPGTSLDPRMPVADLLAEPLRAQGWKPQHIRQRVDELLDLVGLDAEHTRRFPSELSGGQRQRVSIGRALAAAPQLLLLDEPVSALDVSVQASVLNLLDTLRKRLALSYLFVAHDLAVARYVADRVAIMYLGRVVELGNAQSVFSAPAHPYTQALLSASPAPDPAVERTRRRIRLTNATFDASHIPAGCRFRNRCPRHPALRPADRLRCEQQDPHLQDYAADHTVACHFPGPSRDEEWTPAQGEITGELQ; translated from the coding sequence GTGACCACCGGATTCACCGGCCCGGCGAACCGACCAACCGCACAGACCGATCAGCGCAGAACCCGCGGCGGCCGCAGACGGCTCATCTGGACGCGCCTCGCACGCAACCGCGGCGCGACGACGGGACTCGTCCTCCTCGCCCTGCTCTTCGCCCTGGCCTACGTGACCCCTCTTCTCTACCCCTGGAGCCACACCGAACTGGACTACACGGCCTTCCAACAGCCACCGAGCCCCCACCACTGGTTCGGCACCGACCCCGCAGGCGCCGACGTCCTCGCAGCCACCACGCGCGGCATGCAACGCTCTCTGACCGTCGGCCTCCTGACCGGGCTGGCCGCCACCGCGCTGGCGACACTCGTCGGCGGCTGCGCCGGCTACTTCGGCAAGGGCACCGACCGCGTCCTCATGGGGCTCGTCAGCATGATGCTGGTGCTCCCGAGCTTCCTCGTTGTCGCCGTGGTCGCCAGCCGCATCGGCGGTCGAAGCTGGATGCTCTTCGTCCTCCTTCTGGCAGGCTTCAGCTGGATGCTCACCGGCCGCGTCGTACGCGACATGATCCGGGCACTGAGGAACGTGGAGTACGCGAGAGCAGCCGAGTACGCAGGAGTGCCGGCGCACGCCGTCCTCACCCGCCACATGCTTCCCGCCATCGCCTCCTTCCTCATCATCGACGCCACCCTCCAGGTGGGTGGGGCAATCATTGGAGAAGCGGGCCTGTCGTACTTCGGGTTCGGGGTACAACCGCCCGATGTCTCACTCGGCGGCGTGATCGCTGCGGGGACTCCTGCGGCATCCTCCTTCCCGTGGCTGTTCTATTTCCCGGCCGGTTCCCTCGTCCTCGTGTGCCTCTCGGTCTTCCTGATCGGCGACGGCCTGCGCGATGCGCTGGATCCCGGCGCGGCCGGCGCCAAGAAACGGGCCACAGCCCCGAACACCCGCCAGCGCAGCGCAAGCCGCCCCTCCTCGAAGCGCGGGAGACGGGAACTGCCGAACACCCCGCCCCCATGGCCGGACACCCAACCCGGCGCCGTACCCGCACTCGAAGTCACGGACCTGAATGTCTCTTTCCCCAGCGAGGACGGACCGGTGCAAGCAGTGAAGGCACTGACCTTCTCCGTCGCGGCCGGGGAGAACCTCGGCGTCATCGGCGAATCGGGATCGGGCAAGAGCACCGTGGCGGCCGCGATCATGGGCCTGTTGCCCGAAGCCGCCACCGTCCGCGGCTCCGTGAAACTGTTCGGCCGCGAGCTCATCGCCCTGCCGGACCGGGACCTCACCGAAGTCCGAGGCAAGCAGATCGCCCTGATCCCACAAGACCCGCGGGCCGCCCTCACCCCCGTGTACACCCTCGGCGAACAGATCACCGAGGCACTCCGCGTCCACCAGAAGCTGGACAAGAAGACCGCCCAGGCACGGGCCGTCGAACTGCTCGAACTCGTGGGCGTACCCGAACCCAGCCGAAGGGCCGATGCCTACCCGCACGAGTGCTCCGGCGGGATCTGCCAGCGAGCCGTCATCGCCATGGCCATCGCAAACAACCCCCAGGTGCTCATCGCCGACGAACCCACCAGTTCCCTGGACACCATTGCACAGGCACAGATCCTCGACGTGCTGAGAACAGCCGCGCTCACAACCGGCGCCGCCCTCGTCCTCATCACCCATGACCTCGGCGCACTGGCCGGAATCGCCGACCAGGTCCAGGTCATGTACGCCGGACGAGCGGTGGAGCGAGGAACAGCCGAGGCAGTGTTCCACCGACCCCTCATGCCCTACACCATCGGCCTCCTGGGCGCAGTGCCTCACCCGGGGCCCTCCACACAACAGGCCCTCACACCCATCGAGGGCACCCCGCCCCCCGCAGGACACACCCCCGCAGGATGCTCCTTCGCCGGCCGGTGCCCCATCGCTGTCGACGTCTGCCGTCGGCTCGACCCACTCCTCACGGCCATCGTCGAGACGGAGCCCCACACAGCCGCATGCCACCGCGCACCAGAGCTCGCCCGCGGACAGCTCGACAGAAACCGGATCTACCCCTCACACAGTACGCAGACAGGCGCGCACCAACCGCCGCCGCCCCGCGAACAACGCCCCGTCGCTCTCCAGATCGACGACCTGGTACGCCACTTCCCTGTACTAACGGGAGCCGTTCTGAGGAGAAGGACCGGCACCGTCCGGGCAGTCGACGGCGTCAGCCTCGACATCAGGACGGCAGAGACGCTCGCACTCATCGGTGAATCGGGATGCGGGAAATCCACCATGCTGAACGCCATCGTCGATTCCGTCACCACCACGGCCGGCAGACGAGCCCCTGGGAACACGCAAGGGACCGTCACACTCTACGGACACCCGACGGGCGGCCTGAACCGTACCGAGCGCGCCCGACTGCGCCGAGACGTACAGATCGTCTTCCAGGATCCGGGCACGTCACTGGATCCCCGCATGCCAGTCGCCGACCTCCTCGCAGAACCACTGCGCGCCCAGGGCTGGAAGCCGCAGCACATCAGGCAACGAGTCGACGAACTGCTCGACCTCGTAGGACTCGATGCCGAGCACACGCGCCGATTTCCCTCCGAACTCTCAGGCGGCCAGCGCCAGCGGGTGAGCATCGGCCGGGCCCTCGCTGCAGCCCCGCAACTACTGCTGCTCGACGAACCGGTCTCCGCACTGGACGTCTCCGTCCAGGCATCCGTGCTCAACCTCTTGGACACGCTCAGGAAACGCTTGGCACTGAGCTACCTCTTCGTGGCGCACGACCTCGCAGTAGCCCGCTATGTCGCGGACCGAGTGGCGATCATGTACCTGGGCCGCGTCGTCGAGCTCGGCAACGCACAGTCCGTCTTCTCCGCGCCGGCCCACCCCTACACCCAGGCCCTCCTGTCAGCATCACCCGCTCCCGACCCGGCGGTGGAGCGCACACGTCGCAGGATCCGCCTGACCAACGCCACTTTCGACGCCTCACACATCCCGGCCGGATGCCGCTTCCGCAACAGATGCCCGAGGCATCCAGCCCTCCGACCCGCAGACCGACTGCGATGCGAGCAGCAAGACCCGCATCTGCAGGACTACGCAGCCGACCACACCGTGGCCTGTCACTTTCCCGGCCCCTCGCGGGACGAGGAGTGGACTCCAGCACAGGGCGAAATCACGGGAGAACTTCAATGA
- a CDS encoding ABC transporter permease produces the protein MIRYILRTAALYTILVLAAATVTYFLAALSLDPRSNYLQRNPRPSDAVITATLNAYNLNPDVPVVERFLHWAGDVAHGDLGRTVTGSKVNTEFARRVAVSTRLLLVATILGTACGVLVGTWSAVRQYKLVDRVTAIMSFTILAVPVFVLATTAQLWARGVNDLLGTTLIEYTGEYSPQAHGTLERLVSRAQHLILPSLVLIAFETALFSRYQRSAMLDVLSSEFLRTARAKGLARRTALLKHGLRVALLPLIPLLVYNTVLLFTGAAFIEKAFGWRGMGDWLIDAITTNDVNAVASIGLFTAALVLIAALLCEVAHVALDPRIAVR, from the coding sequence TTGATCCGATACATTCTCCGCACCGCGGCCCTGTACACGATCCTCGTACTGGCCGCCGCCACCGTGACGTACTTCCTGGCCGCACTGAGTCTCGACCCCCGCTCCAACTACCTCCAGCGCAACCCCCGACCCTCGGACGCCGTCATCACGGCCACACTCAACGCCTACAACCTCAACCCCGACGTCCCCGTCGTGGAACGGTTCCTGCACTGGGCCGGCGACGTGGCACACGGAGACCTGGGCCGAACCGTGACCGGCAGCAAGGTCAACACCGAGTTCGCCCGACGCGTCGCAGTAAGCACACGCCTGCTCCTGGTCGCCACAATCCTCGGAACCGCATGCGGCGTCCTCGTCGGCACCTGGAGCGCCGTCAGACAGTACAAGCTCGTCGACCGAGTGACGGCGATCATGTCCTTCACCATCCTGGCCGTACCCGTTTTCGTCCTCGCCACGACAGCCCAACTCTGGGCCCGAGGCGTGAACGACCTCCTGGGAACCACCTTGATCGAGTACACCGGAGAGTACTCACCCCAAGCCCACGGAACCCTGGAACGACTCGTGAGCCGCGCCCAGCACCTCATCCTGCCCAGCCTCGTCCTCATCGCCTTCGAAACAGCCCTCTTCAGCCGCTACCAACGCAGCGCCATGCTCGACGTTCTCAGCAGCGAATTCCTCCGAACAGCGCGCGCGAAAGGCCTGGCACGGCGCACCGCCCTCCTGAAACACGGCCTGCGCGTGGCCCTGCTCCCACTCATCCCACTGCTCGTCTACAACACAGTGCTTCTCTTCACCGGGGCGGCGTTCATCGAGAAGGCTTTCGGCTGGAGGGGCATGGGGGACTGGCTCATCGACGCCATCACGACGAACGACGTCAACGCCGTGGCGAGCATCGGCCTTTTCACAGCCGCACTCGTACTGATCGCCGCCCTGCTCTGCGAAGTCGCGCACGTCGCCCTGGACCCCCGGATCGCGGTGCGATGA